One genomic segment of Devosia sp. includes these proteins:
- a CDS encoding PAS domain-containing protein has protein sequence MQMPSTKTLYSYWNTIRGSRSAPDRRDIDPTRIREALANTFILELDEADRFSFRLAGSHLCTSYCRELKNRSFTGLWHERDMDAVDTLIRAVTEDHAVALVTFQGSTALQTKVSFETILMPLRHNGSTHTRVLGAMTALETPYWLGVQPIMEQRIIGLRLIWPDEAQSEEPLRQAVSNIGSDLDFTSHLGAPTAMPATVFGRSARRYAHLAVIDGGRN, from the coding sequence ATGCAGATGCCGAGCACCAAGACGCTCTATAGCTATTGGAACACGATTCGCGGATCGCGAAGCGCACCAGATCGCCGCGACATCGACCCCACCCGCATTCGCGAGGCACTCGCCAACACTTTTATTCTCGAATTGGACGAAGCCGACCGCTTCTCCTTCCGGCTGGCGGGCTCCCACCTGTGCACCAGCTATTGCCGCGAACTCAAGAACCGCTCATTCACCGGCCTGTGGCACGAGCGCGACATGGATGCGGTGGATACCCTCATCCGCGCCGTCACGGAAGATCATGCCGTTGCCCTGGTGACTTTCCAGGGCAGCACTGCCCTGCAGACCAAGGTGTCGTTTGAAACCATCCTGATGCCGCTTCGGCACAACGGATCCACTCATACCCGCGTCCTTGGGGCCATGACCGCCCTCGAAACACCTTATTGGCTGGGCGTGCAGCCAATCATGGAACAAAGGATCATCGGCCTCCGGCTGATCTGGCCCGACGAGGCCCAGTCGGAAGAACCCCTGCGCCAGGCAGTGTCCAATATTGGCAGCGACCTCGACTTCACCTCGCACCTGGGCGCACCCACGGCAATGCCCGCAACGGTCTTCGGTCGTTCAGCACGCCGTTATGCGCATCTCGCGGTCATCGATGGCGGCCGGAACTAA
- a CDS encoding PilZ domain-containing protein, protein MLSDDITAPHPASLLRPKAAEARFQRVNVSILGRYMLADRREFPCQVLSMSPGDAVVIAPAMGIVGEKVIAYLDHLGRVEGTILNAVDGGFVMDIAASTRKRDKMAAQLTWLANKDILNLPEDRRHERMVPDIRHSTVVLDDGRRYNCKIIDISLSGAAIELDVRPAMGTPVTLGRMRARVVRHFQNGVAVEFAAAQEMLTVVQQNLRIN, encoded by the coding sequence ATGCTCAGCGACGACATTACCGCCCCGCATCCTGCATCGCTTCTGCGGCCCAAGGCCGCCGAGGCCAGATTCCAGCGCGTGAATGTCTCAATTCTCGGCCGCTACATGCTCGCCGACAGGCGCGAGTTTCCCTGTCAGGTCCTCTCCATGTCGCCGGGCGACGCCGTGGTAATTGCGCCGGCAATGGGCATCGTGGGCGAAAAGGTCATTGCCTATCTCGACCACCTTGGCCGGGTCGAAGGCACCATCCTCAATGCCGTCGATGGCGGTTTTGTCATGGATATCGCCGCGTCCACGCGCAAGCGCGACAAGATGGCGGCGCAGCTCACCTGGCTGGCCAACAAGGACATCCTGAACCTGCCGGAAGACCGCCGTCACGAACGCATGGTCCCCGACATTCGCCATTCCACCGTCGTGCTCGACGACGGCCGGCGCTATAACTGCAAGATCATCGACATTTCCCTGTCCGGTGCCGCCATTGAACTCGATGTCCGCCCGGCCATGGGCACCCCGGTGACACTGGGGCGCATGCGGGCGCGCGTCGTCCGGCACTTCCAGAATGGCGTCGCGGTCGAGTTCGCCGCCGCTCAGGAAATGCTGACTGTCGTTCAACAGAATTTGCGCATCAACTAA
- a CDS encoding transglutaminase-like cysteine peptidase, whose translation MAFNTKNWLGPLLAALTIMAVAPAMAQDFTNVAFIQAREGTTSIPVGHMEFCQARPSECRAYDKVVPAVSLNDANWQQLVAVNTHYNTNVVPVTDRDLYQVEEFWTYPNGYGDCEDFALAKRRDLINAGWHPSTLMIAVVRQANGDGHAVLMVRTDRGDLVLDNQDGMIRVWNETPYKFIKRQSQANAGQWVDMIDDRVTVVAARSN comes from the coding sequence ATGGCTTTCAACACAAAGAACTGGCTGGGCCCGCTACTCGCCGCTCTGACCATCATGGCCGTTGCGCCGGCGATGGCGCAGGACTTCACCAACGTTGCCTTTATTCAGGCCCGCGAGGGGACCACCTCGATCCCGGTTGGGCACATGGAATTCTGCCAGGCTCGCCCGTCCGAATGTCGCGCCTATGACAAGGTGGTGCCGGCGGTTTCGCTGAACGATGCAAACTGGCAGCAGCTCGTGGCCGTCAACACCCACTACAACACGAATGTAGTGCCGGTCACCGATCGCGACCTCTATCAGGTTGAAGAGTTCTGGACCTACCCGAACGGCTACGGCGATTGCGAAGACTTTGCCTTGGCCAAGCGCCGTGATCTCATCAACGCCGGCTGGCACCCGTCCACACTGATGATCGCGGTCGTGCGCCAGGCAAATGGCGACGGGCACGCCGTGCTCATGGTTCGCACCGACCGTGGCGATCTCGTTCTCGACAATCAGGACGGCATGATCCGCGTCTGGAACGAAACACCCTACAAATTCATCAAGCGCCAGTCCCAGGCTAATGCAGGCCAGTGGGTCGACATGATCGACGACCGCGTCACCGTGGTTGCCGCGCGCTCCAACTGA
- a CDS encoding DUF3126 family protein, protein MNHPEIIKLQKFLQRTFNNRNIDVRPRAKLNDSVEVFIGEESIGLIHLDDEDGDKSYMFSMSILDIDLEDID, encoded by the coding sequence GTGAACCATCCCGAGATCATCAAGCTGCAAAAATTCCTGCAGCGCACCTTCAACAACCGCAATATCGATGTGCGTCCGCGCGCCAAGCTCAATGACTCGGTGGAAGTCTTTATCGGCGAAGAGTCGATTGGTCTGATCCATCTCGACGATGAAGACGGCGATAAATCGTACATGTTCTCGATGTCGATCCTGGACATCGACCTGGAAGATATCGACTGA
- the cysE gene encoding serine O-acetyltransferase: MSGSAKKSVHLQAVDPVWEAVRAGARQILDAEPALANLVLSNVLNHDSFEAALSHRLAARLDHEEVSADMIRQSFAEIIRDDPSIGNAARADLAATLERDPACHRAIEPLLFFKGYQAIQTHRFAHALHKAGRRDFALYLQSRSSQVFQTDINPAVPMGKGIMLDHGTGLVIGETAVVGDNVSMLQNVTLGGTGKAEEDRHPKIANGVLIGAGAKVLGNILIGECSRIGAGSVVLKAVPPRTTVAGVPAKVIGGACEQPALVMDHVLLDADQSV, from the coding sequence ATGAGTGGCAGTGCCAAGAAATCAGTGCACCTGCAGGCGGTGGACCCGGTTTGGGAAGCCGTACGGGCGGGCGCCAGACAGATTCTCGATGCCGAGCCGGCATTGGCCAACCTGGTTCTGTCCAATGTTCTCAATCATGATTCCTTCGAAGCCGCGCTGTCACACCGGCTGGCCGCCCGCCTCGATCACGAGGAAGTTTCCGCCGATATGATCCGGCAGTCGTTTGCCGAGATCATCCGGGACGACCCCTCCATCGGCAATGCGGCGCGCGCCGACCTGGCAGCAACCCTCGAGCGCGACCCTGCCTGCCACCGGGCCATTGAGCCGCTGCTGTTTTTCAAGGGTTACCAGGCCATCCAGACGCATCGTTTCGCCCACGCCCTTCACAAGGCCGGGCGCCGCGATTTTGCCCTTTACCTCCAGAGCCGGTCCAGCCAGGTGTTCCAGACCGACATCAATCCGGCCGTCCCGATGGGCAAGGGCATCATGCTCGACCACGGTACGGGCCTTGTGATCGGGGAGACGGCTGTCGTGGGCGACAATGTCTCCATGTTGCAGAACGTGACGCTGGGCGGCACCGGCAAGGCTGAGGAAGATCGGCATCCCAAGATTGCCAACGGCGTGCTTATCGGCGCCGGAGCCAAGGTTCTGGGCAACATTTTGATCGGCGAATGCTCGCGCATTGGCGCAGGCTCGGTGGTCTTGAAGGCTGTTCCGCCCCGCACGACGGTCGCTGGTGTTCCGGCCAAGGTGATCGGTGGTGCCTGTGAACAGCCGGCTTTGGTCATGGACCATGTCCTGCTGGACGCTGATCAGTCCGTTTGA
- a CDS encoding alpha/beta hydrolase, whose protein sequence is MPRFQSSYINLSYEIAGEGPTILCVHGFASSGKVNWIDTGWVETLVEAGYRAVTLDNRGHGLSDKPHDPEAYYPAQMADDAIALLDHLNVSRAAVLGYSMGARIAAFMAFAHPERVAAAIFGGMGMNLINGLTDGNDIIAGLRAPDLASLTHPTARQFRIFADHTGSDREALAACMETSRQPMARADVRRIAVPVLVAVGEEDAMAGPPAPLAELLPQGEAFVIPRRDHMRATGDKAFKAAALAFLAQHFPISAES, encoded by the coding sequence ATGCCGCGGTTTCAGTCGTCTTATATCAACCTCTCCTACGAGATCGCCGGTGAAGGTCCGACCATCCTGTGTGTTCACGGTTTTGCGTCGAGCGGGAAGGTGAACTGGATCGATACCGGTTGGGTGGAGACCCTGGTCGAGGCGGGCTACCGTGCCGTGACGCTAGACAATCGCGGCCACGGACTCTCGGACAAGCCTCACGATCCCGAGGCATACTATCCCGCTCAAATGGCCGATGACGCCATTGCCCTGCTTGACCATCTCAACGTTTCCCGGGCGGCCGTGCTTGGCTATTCCATGGGCGCCCGCATCGCTGCTTTCATGGCATTTGCACATCCCGAGCGAGTCGCTGCGGCCATCTTTGGTGGCATGGGGATGAACCTGATCAACGGACTGACGGATGGCAACGACATCATTGCCGGCCTGCGCGCGCCCGACCTTGCGTCGCTCACGCATCCGACAGCCCGCCAGTTCCGCATTTTTGCAGATCATACCGGTTCCGATCGTGAAGCGCTCGCCGCCTGCATGGAGACGTCTCGTCAGCCCATGGCCCGTGCTGATGTTCGCCGCATCGCCGTTCCGGTCCTGGTGGCGGTGGGAGAGGAAGACGCCATGGCCGGCCCGCCCGCGCCTCTGGCGGAATTGCTGCCGCAGGGGGAAGCCTTCGTCATTCCGCGGCGCGATCACATGCGCGCCACCGGCGACAAGGCATTCAAGGCAGCGGCTCTCGCATTTCTTGCACAGCATTTTCCCATCAGCGCTGAATCGTGA
- a CDS encoding zinc-finger domain-containing protein encodes MAHGATPHFHNTQGLRSIEIGSKEFQCVGALPPFDHPHVFLDMGKDNEVVCPYCSTLYVHKADLGPGHANPSSAIFKADAA; translated from the coding sequence ATGGCCCACGGCGCAACCCCGCATTTCCACAATACCCAAGGTCTGCGCAGCATCGAGATCGGTTCGAAGGAATTCCAGTGTGTCGGCGCCCTGCCGCCGTTTGACCACCCGCATGTCTTTCTCGACATGGGCAAAGACAATGAGGTTGTCTGCCCCTATTGCTCGACGCTCTATGTCCATAAGGCCGATCTGGGCCCCGGACATGCAAACCCGTCTTCTGCGATTTTCAAGGCAGACGCCGCCTGA
- a CDS encoding FAD-dependent monooxygenase, producing the protein MPGTGQTYVIAGAGISGLALALALAKFGATVVVLERQPALQEFGAGLQISPNARHVLNQLGLDAALSGVSFEPAALDVYRQRAMAPLVSLDLGRAVTERFDAPYAVMHRADLANILYKACRRFANVDILFGIRQWDVVSHARGVTVSVDEASGQSRTIRARAFIGADGVHSQTRQGVLDGGAPQFGDRLAWRTLISMDSAAGQIATDRVSVFLGRGFHLVCYPLPHRRQVNLALFQPSRLPESAGQPRLGRVGPRVRTLLAAAGSSWSAWPLYTVRQRAWSKGNIGIIGDAAHAMVPFQAQGAAMGIEDAAVLAPLLVGTGHAEQALADFANIRQSRVSKVAALSVSNGRIFHLGWPASMARDLVMRLQGRQAHLRRLGWIYGHRANLEWPAKRDQADP; encoded by the coding sequence ATGCCCGGTACGGGCCAGACCTACGTCATTGCCGGGGCGGGAATCTCAGGCCTGGCGCTGGCTCTTGCGCTCGCCAAGTTCGGCGCGACCGTGGTTGTGCTCGAGCGGCAACCCGCGTTGCAGGAATTCGGAGCCGGTCTGCAGATCAGTCCGAACGCCCGGCATGTTCTCAATCAACTCGGCCTGGACGCAGCATTGTCAGGCGTCAGTTTTGAACCCGCGGCTCTCGATGTCTATCGGCAACGGGCCATGGCGCCCCTTGTAAGTCTCGATCTTGGGCGCGCGGTCACCGAGCGATTCGATGCCCCCTATGCGGTGATGCACCGGGCCGACCTCGCCAACATTCTATACAAGGCCTGCCGACGCTTCGCCAATGTCGACATCCTTTTCGGCATCCGCCAATGGGACGTTGTATCCCATGCGCGCGGTGTGACCGTATCCGTGGACGAGGCGAGCGGGCAGAGCAGAACCATTCGCGCCCGCGCCTTCATTGGTGCTGACGGCGTTCATTCCCAAACCCGCCAGGGGGTGCTGGATGGCGGCGCGCCACAGTTTGGCGACAGGCTGGCCTGGCGCACTCTGATCTCGATGGATAGCGCTGCCGGCCAGATTGCGACCGACCGTGTTTCGGTGTTTCTGGGCCGCGGCTTTCACCTGGTTTGTTACCCCTTGCCGCATCGGCGGCAGGTTAATCTGGCGCTGTTCCAGCCGAGTCGCCTGCCTGAATCGGCGGGCCAACCCCGGCTGGGCCGTGTCGGGCCGCGAGTCCGCACGCTTTTGGCTGCAGCCGGCTCGAGCTGGTCCGCGTGGCCGCTGTACACAGTCAGGCAACGAGCCTGGAGCAAGGGCAATATCGGGATCATCGGTGATGCCGCCCACGCCATGGTGCCGTTTCAGGCGCAGGGTGCTGCGATGGGCATCGAGGATGCTGCGGTCCTTGCGCCCTTGCTGGTCGGGACTGGTCACGCGGAACAGGCGCTTGCCGACTTCGCCAATATCCGCCAGAGTCGCGTTTCCAAGGTGGCTGCACTTTCGGTCAGCAATGGCCGCATCTTTCATCTGGGCTGGCCTGCCAGCATGGCGCGCGACCTGGTCATGCGCCTTCAGGGCAGGCAGGCGCACTTGCGTCGGCTGGGTTGGATATATGGACACCGTGCCAACCTCGAATGGCCAGCGAAGCGGGATCAGGCCGATCCCTGA
- a CDS encoding MFS transporter, translating to MQAATRSRLTLTCILVTILIDMIGVGIIVPVLPELLEELTGGSVAEAAVIGGYLVFAYAFMQFVFSPVLGNLSDRFGRRPVLLLSLLGLTFDYLMMSIAPFVWYLFIGRIIAGIAGAALATATAYMADITPPHKRTHRFGLIGAAFGLGFIIGPVIGGELGEIGPRVPFFAAAGLAFANFLFGLFVLPESLPKSSRRKFNIKRANPLGAVLALKQYPSVLWLLAVLFFLQLATQALPTIFSYFTVEVFNFSSSTIGRTLGAFGVGFAFSQAVLAGPFSRGIGEPAVGIIGLLAAAAAFAGIAISVDVYQLYLFIAVGTVSGLAPPAINGVLSRQVPDNSQGELQGAVNAASSLATIIGPLAATQIFSYYTAAPDTGHYFPGAPFIACSIAVAIALLLFGFAAWRYELGSRPSVADHPHAPEMPPPGQVRVAPIEDDPDDDTRRD from the coding sequence ATGCAAGCTGCGACGCGCTCCCGCCTGACACTCACCTGCATTCTCGTCACCATTCTCATCGATATGATCGGCGTCGGCATTATCGTGCCCGTCCTGCCGGAGTTGCTCGAAGAGTTGACGGGCGGCAGTGTTGCAGAGGCAGCCGTCATCGGCGGCTATCTGGTCTTTGCCTATGCTTTCATGCAGTTCGTGTTTTCGCCGGTCCTGGGAAATCTGTCGGACCGGTTTGGGCGAAGGCCGGTTCTGCTGCTGTCGCTGCTGGGGCTGACATTCGACTACCTGATGATGTCGATAGCGCCGTTCGTCTGGTACCTGTTCATCGGCCGGATCATTGCCGGTATCGCCGGAGCCGCCCTGGCAACCGCGACAGCCTACATGGCCGATATCACGCCCCCTCACAAGCGCACCCACCGCTTCGGGCTCATCGGCGCCGCCTTCGGGCTTGGATTTATTATTGGCCCGGTCATAGGCGGCGAACTGGGTGAGATCGGGCCGCGCGTCCCGTTCTTCGCCGCTGCGGGCCTGGCCTTTGCCAACTTCCTCTTCGGTCTCTTCGTCCTGCCGGAGAGCCTGCCCAAGAGCTCGCGTCGCAAGTTCAACATCAAGCGCGCCAATCCCCTGGGCGCGGTTCTGGCGCTAAAACAGTACCCTTCGGTCCTCTGGCTGCTGGCCGTGTTGTTTTTCCTGCAGCTCGCCACCCAGGCCCTGCCGACGATCTTCAGCTATTTCACCGTTGAAGTGTTTAACTTCAGCTCGTCCACGATCGGCCGAACGCTTGGGGCATTCGGCGTAGGCTTTGCTTTCAGCCAGGCAGTCCTGGCTGGCCCCTTCTCGCGCGGCATCGGCGAGCCGGCCGTGGGTATTATCGGGCTGTTGGCGGCCGCGGCGGCCTTTGCCGGCATTGCGATTTCCGTAGATGTCTATCAGCTCTACCTGTTCATCGCCGTCGGCACTGTGAGCGGGCTGGCACCCCCGGCCATCAACGGCGTGCTGTCGCGACAGGTGCCCGACAACAGTCAGGGCGAGTTGCAGGGTGCGGTCAACGCTGCAAGTTCGCTGGCGACCATTATCGGCCCGCTGGCAGCCACGCAGATCTTTTCCTATTACACGGCAGCTCCAGACACGGGGCACTACTTCCCCGGCGCCCCTTTCATTGCCTGCAGCATCGCGGTGGCGATAGCCCTGCTTCTGTTTGGCTTCGCGGCCTGGCGCTATGAACTGGGTAGTCGACCGAGCGTTGCCGACCACCCGCACGCCCCCGAAATGCCGCCGCCAGGACAGGTGCGTGTAGCGCCGATTGAAGATGACCCAGACGACGATACGCGCCGCGACTGA
- a CDS encoding N-acetyltransferase yields MTQTTIRAATDADWPAIHAIIGPILRAGETYAIRTDLDEAGLWAYWLMPSHEVFVAEGDGRVLGTYYLMANQAGNGAHVANCGYMTAPEARGRGIARSMCLHSLERARERGFRAMQFNHVVSTNIGAVALWQKLGFDIVGTLPEAFHHPAHGYVDAYVMFQTL; encoded by the coding sequence ATGACCCAGACGACGATACGCGCCGCGACTGACGCGGACTGGCCCGCCATTCACGCCATAATCGGTCCGATTCTTCGGGCCGGGGAAACCTATGCCATAAGGACCGATCTTGATGAGGCGGGGCTGTGGGCTTACTGGCTCATGCCGTCCCATGAAGTCTTCGTGGCGGAGGGAGATGGGCGCGTTCTTGGCACCTACTATCTGATGGCCAATCAGGCTGGAAACGGCGCCCACGTGGCCAATTGCGGATACATGACGGCCCCGGAGGCGCGTGGTCGAGGAATTGCCCGCTCAATGTGCCTGCATTCGCTGGAGCGGGCGCGCGAACGGGGATTCCGGGCCATGCAGTTCAATCACGTCGTCTCGACCAATATCGGCGCGGTAGCGCTTTGGCAGAAGCTGGGCTTCGATATCGTTGGCACCCTGCCCGAGGCCTTCCACCATCCTGCCCATGGTTACGTGGACGCCTATGTGATGTTCCAGACCCTCTAA